In a single window of the Pseudogemmatithrix spongiicola genome:
- a CDS encoding thiamine biosynthesis protein ThiS, translating to MSELTVFVNGKTVRVPGGSTVLDAVAAADAALADEVRAGTRGVVDSRGIGVAPDTPLSGGYVMRIVSARAAREGIDA from the coding sequence ATGAGCGAGCTGACGGTGTTCGTGAACGGCAAGACGGTGCGTGTACCGGGCGGCAGCACGGTCCTCGATGCCGTCGCCGCCGCCGATGCGGCGCTCGCCGACGAGGTGCGGGCCGGGACGCGCGGCGTGGTGGACAGCCGCGGCATCGGCGTCGCCCCCGACACGCCGCTCAGCGGCGGCTACGTGATGCGCATCGTCAGCGCCCGCGCCGCGCGCGAAGGCATCGACGCGTGA
- a CDS encoding 5'-nucleotidase C-terminal domain-containing protein, translated as MFATRIDVRRAAAGAILGLVLSASLTVPLRAQDRVTLKVAATTDVHGRLRGWDYAAGRADSSRGLARAASIVDSLRRAARNRVVLVDAGDLLQGNAMTFVAGRLDSLAPHPVVAAMNLMRYDAAAVGNHEFNYGLGVFDRAVAQARFPFLAANTRRLDGGHQYPGRTMVTRAGVKVAIIGATTPGSMVWDRDNLRNRLVVDDIVAALPAQVDSARADGADVVIVVAHAGLDELTSYDTIATGLPAENPMARVAREVRGIDAIVIGHSHREMTDSTINGVLLVQPRNWATSVAVVTLELERRAGRWTLVSKRGETVQAAGWPEQRAVVRAVERGHQAAVRYSTAVIGRTSVAWVTDSSRMVDRPMIDLIQAVQLRESGAELSFASVFTTEARFEAGNITVERLVALYPYENTLRALKLSGAQIRAHLEHTNRYWVVERAANGAFTVRNDPSIPGYNYDVLQGLDYTVDLSRPVGRRITKLERNGRPVADTDSFTVALNSYRASGGGGYDMLRGAPVVYEGSREIRELIIEDIRRRGTLEPQDVFVRNWELLPPRASLRILAMNDMHGAFRPRPVGSLGNRGGFAQIATMVRAAQAECAPVCATLVLSGGDLFTGTPPSDLTKGALVVPVLNAIGFAAHALGNHEFDYGQDTLRVRMRQLTAPVLGANVTYADGRDVEWIPNDTVLETPIGKVGIVGIADPATPRTTMPRHVADLRFTPPAPVIRRSAAALRARGAQRVIVVAHLGGFCNVDNPDDCRGEIFELARELEPGTVDAIVSGHTHSAVGTVVNGIPIVQARSSTGALGVMDLELAAGMPPRRPELRDVVSDRITPDPVVEPLVAQAVAAVRHIVQDTIVTSEARFPRQGEQYALGNLIADAQRAAGQGDMSVMNNGGIRAELRAGAVTYGDLHEIAPFANRLVAITVRGDALRRYIESLVDGSRINVHVSGVTIDYAPNAPVGARVRRIIMADGRPLADRRTYRVIMSDFIASGGDGVGLSGGSAPEELGVIDLDALIAHLRRVPDGRLTMTEALSAPRIRSLP; from the coding sequence ATGTTTGCCACTCGCATCGACGTGCGCCGCGCGGCGGCCGGCGCCATCCTCGGCCTGGTCCTCAGCGCTTCCCTGACAGTGCCGCTGCGCGCCCAAGACCGGGTGACGCTCAAGGTGGCGGCGACCACGGACGTGCACGGGCGTCTCCGCGGCTGGGACTATGCGGCGGGCCGCGCCGACTCGAGCCGCGGGCTGGCCCGGGCCGCCAGCATCGTGGATTCCCTGCGCCGTGCCGCGCGGAACCGCGTCGTCCTCGTGGACGCCGGCGACCTGCTGCAGGGCAATGCCATGACGTTCGTGGCGGGGCGCCTCGACTCGCTGGCGCCGCATCCCGTGGTCGCGGCCATGAACCTCATGCGCTACGACGCGGCTGCCGTCGGCAACCACGAGTTCAACTACGGCCTCGGCGTGTTCGACCGCGCCGTGGCGCAGGCGCGCTTCCCGTTCCTCGCCGCCAACACGCGCCGGCTCGACGGCGGCCATCAGTACCCCGGCCGTACCATGGTGACCCGCGCCGGCGTGAAGGTCGCGATCATCGGGGCCACAACGCCGGGGTCGATGGTCTGGGATCGCGACAACCTGCGGAACCGCCTCGTCGTCGACGACATCGTGGCGGCACTGCCGGCCCAAGTGGACTCGGCGCGCGCCGACGGCGCGGACGTGGTGATTGTCGTGGCGCATGCCGGGCTCGATGAGCTGACCTCCTACGATACGATCGCGACGGGCCTGCCGGCCGAGAACCCCATGGCCCGCGTGGCGCGCGAGGTGCGGGGCATCGACGCCATCGTCATCGGCCACTCGCACCGCGAGATGACCGACTCAACCATCAACGGCGTGCTGTTGGTGCAACCGCGCAACTGGGCCACCAGCGTCGCCGTCGTCACGTTGGAGCTGGAGCGCCGCGCCGGCCGCTGGACGCTGGTGTCCAAGCGCGGGGAGACCGTCCAGGCTGCGGGATGGCCGGAGCAGCGCGCCGTCGTGCGCGCCGTCGAGCGCGGCCATCAGGCGGCCGTGCGCTATTCGACGGCCGTCATCGGCCGCACCAGCGTCGCCTGGGTCACGGATTCCTCGCGCATGGTGGACCGGCCGATGATCGACCTGATCCAGGCGGTGCAGCTGCGCGAGTCCGGTGCCGAACTGAGCTTCGCGTCGGTGTTCACCACTGAGGCGCGCTTCGAGGCGGGGAACATCACGGTCGAGCGCTTGGTCGCGCTGTACCCATACGAGAACACGCTGCGCGCGCTCAAGCTGTCGGGCGCGCAGATCCGCGCGCACCTCGAGCACACCAACCGGTACTGGGTGGTGGAGCGGGCCGCGAACGGCGCGTTCACCGTGCGCAACGACCCCAGCATTCCCGGCTACAACTACGACGTGCTGCAGGGCCTCGACTACACGGTGGACCTGTCGCGCCCGGTGGGGCGGCGCATCACCAAGCTCGAGCGCAACGGCCGCCCCGTCGCCGACACCGACAGCTTTACCGTCGCGCTGAACAGCTACCGCGCCTCGGGGGGCGGAGGCTACGATATGCTGCGCGGCGCGCCGGTCGTGTACGAAGGCAGCCGCGAGATCCGTGAGCTGATCATCGAGGACATCCGCCGCCGCGGGACGCTGGAGCCGCAGGATGTGTTCGTCCGGAACTGGGAGCTGCTCCCGCCGCGGGCCTCGCTGCGCATCCTCGCCATGAACGACATGCACGGCGCGTTCCGGCCGCGTCCGGTGGGCAGCCTCGGCAACCGCGGCGGCTTCGCGCAGATCGCGACGATGGTGCGCGCGGCGCAGGCCGAGTGCGCGCCGGTGTGCGCGACGCTGGTGCTGAGCGGCGGTGACCTGTTTACCGGCACGCCGCCCTCGGACCTGACGAAGGGCGCGCTGGTCGTGCCCGTGCTCAACGCCATCGGCTTCGCCGCGCACGCGCTGGGCAACCACGAGTTCGACTACGGGCAGGACACGCTGCGCGTGCGCATGCGGCAGCTGACCGCCCCGGTGCTCGGCGCCAACGTGACGTATGCGGATGGCCGCGACGTCGAGTGGATCCCGAACGACACCGTGCTCGAGACGCCGATCGGCAAGGTCGGCATCGTGGGCATCGCCGATCCGGCCACGCCGCGCACGACGATGCCGCGGCATGTCGCGGATCTCCGGTTCACGCCGCCCGCGCCCGTGATCCGCCGCTCGGCCGCCGCGCTGCGCGCGCGGGGGGCGCAACGGGTGATCGTCGTCGCGCACCTCGGCGGCTTCTGCAACGTGGACAATCCCGATGATTGCCGCGGCGAGATCTTCGAGCTCGCGCGCGAGCTCGAGCCCGGCACCGTCGACGCGATCGTCTCGGGCCACACGCATTCGGCCGTGGGCACCGTGGTGAACGGCATCCCGATCGTGCAGGCCCGTTCGAGCACCGGGGCGCTGGGCGTGATGGATCTCGAACTCGCGGCGGGCATGCCGCCGCGGCGACCCGAGCTGCGCGACGTGGTCAGCGACCGCATCACGCCGGATCCGGTGGTGGAGCCGCTGGTGGCGCAGGCCGTCGCGGCCGTGCGGCACATCGTGCAGGACACCATCGTCACCAGCGAGGCGCGCTTCCCGCGCCAGGGCGAGCAGTACGCGCTCGGCAACCTGATCGCCGATGCGCAGCGCGCGGCGGGGCAGGGCGACATGAGCGTCATGAACAACGGCGGCATCCGCGCCGAGCTGCGCGCGGGCGCGGTGACCTACGGCGACCTGCACGAGATCGCACCGTTCGCGAACCGCCTCGTGGCGATCACCGTGCGCGGGGATGCCCTGCGGCGCTACATCGAATCGCTGGTCGACGGCAGCCGCATCAACGTGCACGTGAGTGGTGTGACGATCGACTATGCGCCGAACGCGCCTGTCGGTGCACGGGTGCGGCGCATCATCATGGCGGACGGTCGGCCGCTGGCCGATCGCCGCACCTATCGCGTGATCATGTCCGACTTCATCGCCAGCGGTGGCGACGGGGTTGGATTGTCCGGGGGGTCTGCCCCCGAGGAGCTAGGCGTGATCGACTTGGATGCCCTCATCGCCCACCTGCGCCGCGTGCCGGATGGTCGCCTGACCATGACCGAGGCGCTGTCGGCGCCGCGCATCCGGAGCCTGCCATGA
- the udk gene encoding uridine kinase, whose amino-acid sequence MRPLIIGVAGGSGSGKTTVARRVAEALDGAKVAFLDMDAYYRDHHALTHDELRLLNWDHPDAFDLDLLAAHLGRLADGHGIEKPVYDFVRHRRAPESQRIEPADVIVIDGILLLVEERIRARLDIKVFVDTDADIRLIRRIRRDMARRGRPLEEILDQYLTTVQPMHLQFVEPSKRYADLIIPRGGENAVAIDLLLAAINRRLAGARA is encoded by the coding sequence GTGCGCCCGCTGATCATCGGCGTCGCCGGCGGCTCCGGATCGGGCAAGACCACCGTGGCCCGACGCGTCGCGGAGGCCCTCGACGGCGCGAAGGTCGCGTTCCTCGACATGGACGCGTACTACCGCGACCACCACGCCCTCACCCACGACGAGCTGCGCCTGCTCAACTGGGATCACCCGGATGCCTTTGACCTTGACCTGCTCGCCGCGCACCTCGGCCGACTGGCCGATGGGCATGGCATCGAGAAGCCGGTCTACGACTTTGTCCGCCACCGACGCGCGCCGGAGTCGCAGCGCATCGAACCGGCCGACGTGATCGTCATCGACGGCATCCTCCTGCTCGTCGAGGAGCGCATCCGCGCACGCCTCGACATCAAGGTCTTCGTGGACACCGACGCCGACATCCGGCTCATCCGCCGCATCCGCCGCGACATGGCGCGGCGCGGCCGGCCGCTCGAAGAGATCCTCGATCAGTACCTGACGACCGTGCAGCCGATGCATCTCCAGTTCGTCGAGCCCAGCAAGCGCTACGCCGATCTCATCATCCCGCGGGGTGGGGAGAACGCGGTCGCCATCGACCTGCTGCTCGCGGCCATCAACCGCCGTCTCGCCGGGGCGCGCGCGTGA
- a CDS encoding response regulator — protein MTAPAAGGERILVVDDEPDIVALVVYHLAKAGYRVSSAATGTDALQLAKRDRPSLVVLDLMLPSMSGFDVLAKLREDSNTANVAVLMLTARKEEPDRIRGLELGADDYITKPFSPQELVLRVGAILRRVSSTGAPTDVLQIGPIRVDRSAHRVLVNEHEIELTPTEYKLLLTLAERRGRVQSRAHLLETVWDAAPDIQTRTVDMHIQRLRTKLHPAGDLIETVRGFGYRLKGGKDA, from the coding sequence GTGACCGCACCGGCCGCCGGCGGAGAGCGCATCCTCGTCGTCGACGACGAACCGGACATCGTTGCGCTCGTCGTCTACCACTTGGCGAAGGCGGGCTATCGCGTCTCCTCGGCGGCCACCGGGACCGATGCCCTGCAGCTGGCCAAGCGTGACCGGCCCTCGCTGGTCGTGCTCGACCTCATGCTCCCGAGCATGAGCGGCTTCGACGTCCTCGCGAAGCTCCGCGAGGACAGCAATACCGCGAACGTCGCCGTGCTCATGCTCACGGCCCGCAAGGAAGAGCCGGATCGCATCCGCGGGCTGGAGCTCGGTGCCGACGACTACATCACGAAGCCGTTCTCGCCGCAGGAACTCGTGCTCCGGGTAGGCGCGATTCTCCGTCGCGTCTCCAGCACCGGCGCGCCCACCGATGTGCTGCAGATCGGCCCGATCCGCGTGGACCGCTCGGCCCACCGCGTGCTCGTGAACGAGCACGAGATCGAGCTCACGCCCACGGAATACAAGCTGCTGCTCACGCTGGCCGAGCGGCGGGGCCGCGTGCAGTCCCGCGCGCACCTGCTCGAGACGGTGTGGGACGCCGCGCCCGACATCCAGACGCGCACCGTGGACATGCACATCCAGCGCCTGCGCACCAAGCTGCACCCGGCGGGCGACCTGATCGAGACCGTGCGCGGCTTCGGCTACCGGCTCAAGGGCGGCAAGGACGCGTGA